A region from the Phycisphaerales bacterium genome encodes:
- a CDS encoding proline--tRNA ligase codes for MSTTAINAAKPAHFPLTPAITHRWSRTLIPTTREAPNDAETASHILLHRAGFIRQVGAGIYDYLPLAWRVLTKVSQIVREEMDSGGGTPQCAASEMLMPALEPFELFEGTKRDQDYGDNLFRVKDRKGRMNALAPTHEEVITELMRTSVSSYKQLPLNLYQIQTKFRDEARPRAGLLRCREFIMKDAYSFHTIVDGAGGLNETYDAMYRAYTNIFTRCGLTFAAVEAESGPIGGSASHEFMVMCESGEDTILTCPKSGYAANVEKCEIGKRIANLADVSNAPDLSVITTPGLPGIDDVARFMGVKPADMLKVVVFQNKSLAKVLREQNKDPKAWDISKLPPGPLFVLAVVRGDHDANEGKVRAAAGFAVEMAELALMEKFHFATGFISPAVIKNDSANRVLLLIDHDAAPPQPKLWVTGADTRDHHVKNFSWRRDVGPILDDTNRCRVAEVRNAVVGDASPRAEGSTLEAARGIEVGHIFKLGTKYSDAMGFAVLDATQKKQPVIMGCYGIGVSRTMAACVEMSHDDNGILWPAAIAPYHVLITPLKPDDERQKTLTSDLAKQLNALGLDVLIDDRDERPGVKFKDADLVGIPVRITLGDKALDQNSVEMKARKDPGKGDLVPIADATKKVLELLR; via the coding sequence ATGTCCACAACCGCTATCAATGCCGCAAAGCCCGCCCATTTCCCCCTCACGCCCGCCATCACCCACCGCTGGTCGCGGACGCTCATCCCCACGACCCGCGAGGCCCCCAACGACGCCGAGACCGCCAGCCACATCCTCCTCCACCGCGCGGGGTTCATCCGCCAGGTCGGCGCCGGCATCTACGACTATCTCCCCCTCGCTTGGCGCGTCCTCACCAAGGTCTCCCAGATCGTCCGCGAGGAAATGGACAGCGGCGGAGGCACGCCCCAGTGCGCCGCCAGCGAGATGCTCATGCCCGCCCTTGAGCCCTTCGAACTCTTCGAGGGCACCAAGCGCGACCAGGACTATGGCGACAACCTCTTCCGCGTGAAGGACCGCAAGGGCCGCATGAATGCCCTCGCCCCCACACACGAAGAGGTCATCACCGAACTCATGCGCACCAGCGTGAGCAGTTACAAGCAACTCCCGCTGAACCTCTACCAGATCCAGACCAAGTTCCGCGACGAGGCCCGCCCCCGCGCCGGGCTGCTGCGCTGCCGCGAGTTCATCATGAAGGACGCCTACTCCTTCCACACCATCGTCGATGGCGCCGGCGGCCTCAACGAGACCTACGACGCCATGTACCGCGCCTACACCAACATCTTCACACGCTGCGGCCTCACCTTCGCCGCCGTCGAGGCCGAGAGCGGGCCCATCGGCGGCTCCGCCAGCCACGAGTTCATGGTCATGTGCGAGAGCGGCGAGGACACGATCCTCACCTGCCCGAAATCTGGCTACGCCGCCAACGTCGAGAAGTGCGAGATCGGAAAACGCATCGCCAACCTCGCCGACGTATCAAACGCCCCCGACCTCTCCGTCATCACCACGCCCGGCCTCCCCGGCATCGACGACGTAGCCCGATTCATGGGCGTCAAGCCCGCCGACATGCTCAAGGTCGTCGTCTTCCAGAACAAATCTCTCGCCAAGGTCCTCCGCGAGCAGAACAAGGACCCCAAGGCCTGGGATATTTCCAAACTGCCCCCCGGCCCGCTCTTCGTCCTCGCCGTCGTCCGAGGCGATCACGACGCCAACGAGGGCAAGGTCCGCGCCGCTGCCGGCTTCGCCGTCGAGATGGCCGAACTCGCCCTGATGGAGAAGTTCCACTTCGCCACCGGCTTCATCAGCCCCGCCGTCATCAAGAACGACTCGGCCAATCGGGTCCTCCTCCTCATCGACCACGACGCCGCCCCCCCCCAGCCCAAACTCTGGGTCACCGGCGCCGACACCCGCGACCACCACGTCAAGAACTTCTCCTGGCGCCGCGATGTCGGCCCGATTCTCGACGACACCAACCGCTGCCGCGTTGCCGAGGTCCGCAACGCCGTCGTCGGCGATGCCTCCCCGCGCGCCGAGGGTTCCACGCTCGAGGCCGCCCGCGGCATCGAGGTCGGGCACATCTTCAAACTCGGCACGAAATACTCCGACGCCATGGGCTTCGCCGTCCTCGACGCCACGCAGAAGAAGCAACCCGTCATCATGGGCTGCTACGGCATCGGCGTCAGCCGAACCATGGCCGCCTGCGTCGAGATGTCCCACGACGACAACGGCATCCTCTGGCCCGCCGCCATCGCGCCTTACCACGTACTCATCACCCCCTTGAAACCCGACGACGAGCGCCAAAAGACCCTCACCTCCGACCTCGCGAAGCAACTGAACGCCCTCGGCCTCGACGTCCTCATCGACGATCGCGACGAACGCCCCGGCGTCAAGTTCAAAGACGCCGACCTCGTCGGCATCCCCGTCCGCATCACCCTCGGCGACAAGGCCCTCGACCAGAACAGCGTCGAGATGAAGGCCCGCAAGGACCCGGGCAAGGGCGACCTCGTGCCTATAGCCGACGCGACAAAAAAGGTTCTTGAGTTGCTTCGATAA
- a CDS encoding acetyl-CoA carboxylase carboxyltransferase subunit alpha encodes MGPGTPPGVEPLPEEPATGPAAKGERDTEVGVIRKEIEDLRARHAAMLAEVYGKLTAWQTVRVARHPQRPQTRDYISMICRDFAELHGDRRYGDDPAIVTGFARIGHTKVMVVGHQKGKETAEKIACHFGCAHPEGYRKALAKMELAAKYEVPIVTFVDTPGAYPGIGAEQRGQAEAIAVNMMEMSRLRTPIVSIVIGEGGSGGALGIAVADKVGMLRHSWYSVISPEGCAAILWKEANEQTNTAAAKALKLTASDNLELGIIDEIIEEPVGGAHRNAQQTAANLQAWILGQLSTLKQTPMDELLEARYQRYRKMGVYLQQEAGTGV; translated from the coding sequence ATGGGGCCGGGGACGCCGCCGGGAGTGGAGCCGTTGCCCGAGGAGCCGGCGACGGGACCTGCGGCCAAGGGCGAGCGCGACACCGAGGTGGGCGTGATCCGCAAGGAGATCGAGGATCTGCGAGCGAGGCACGCGGCGATGCTGGCGGAGGTGTACGGGAAACTGACGGCGTGGCAGACGGTCCGTGTGGCGCGGCATCCGCAGCGACCCCAGACGCGGGACTACATCTCGATGATCTGCCGGGACTTCGCGGAGTTGCACGGGGACCGGCGGTATGGGGATGATCCGGCGATCGTGACGGGGTTCGCGCGGATCGGGCACACGAAGGTGATGGTCGTCGGGCACCAGAAGGGAAAGGAGACGGCGGAGAAGATCGCGTGCCACTTCGGGTGCGCGCATCCGGAGGGGTATCGCAAGGCGCTGGCGAAGATGGAACTGGCGGCGAAGTACGAGGTGCCGATCGTGACGTTTGTGGACACGCCGGGGGCGTATCCGGGGATCGGGGCGGAGCAGCGCGGGCAGGCCGAGGCGATCGCGGTGAACATGATGGAGATGAGCCGTCTGCGGACGCCGATCGTGAGCATCGTGATCGGCGAGGGCGGCAGCGGCGGGGCGCTGGGCATTGCGGTGGCGGACAAGGTCGGGATGCTGCGGCACTCGTGGTACTCGGTCATCAGCCCCGAGGGGTGCGCGGCGATCCTGTGGAAAGAGGCCAACGAGCAGACGAACACGGCGGCGGCCAAGGCGCTGAAACTCACAGCGTCGGACAACCTGGAACTGGGCATCATCGATGAGATCATCGAAGAGCCAGTCGGCGGGGCCCATCGCAACGCCCAGCAGACGGCGGCGAACCTGCAGGCGTGGATCCTGGGGCAGTTGTCAACGCTGAAGCAGACCCCGATGGACGAGTTGCTCGAGGCGCGGTATCAGCGATATCGGAAGATGGGGGTGTATCTGCAGCAGGAAGCGGGGACTGGGGTCTAG
- a CDS encoding GNAT family N-acetyltransferase: MHDIRIAVTTDDLAAIRELFLEYARALTVGTDETSAGVHMSLHQQGFERELETLPGRYAPPTGTLLLATLDATPVACGALREIPTLPTDRGRVCELKRMYVRPSSRGNGLGRAIATQLLDFARTAGYAIAKLDTEPTFVEAVTLYRSLGFTETDRYNDDPVPCTMFMAKEL, translated from the coding sequence ATGCACGATATCCGCATTGCCGTCACGACCGACGATCTCGCCGCTATCCGCGAACTCTTCCTCGAGTACGCCCGCGCCCTCACCGTCGGCACCGACGAGACCTCCGCGGGTGTCCATATGAGCCTCCACCAGCAGGGTTTCGAACGCGAACTCGAGACCCTCCCAGGCCGATACGCTCCGCCCACAGGCACGCTCCTCCTCGCCACGCTCGACGCCACACCCGTCGCCTGCGGCGCGCTCCGTGAGATCCCCACGCTCCCCACCGACCGGGGTCGGGTCTGCGAACTCAAACGCATGTACGTTCGCCCCTCCTCGCGCGGCAACGGCCTCGGCCGAGCCATCGCCACCCAACTCCTCGACTTTGCCAGAACCGCCGGTTACGCCATCGCCAAACTCGATACCGAGCCGACCTTCGTCGAGGCCGTCACGCTGTATCGCTCCTTGGGCTTCACCGAGACCGACCGCTACAACGACGACCCGGTCCCCTGCACCATGTTCATGGCCAAAGAGTTGTGA